From one Thermatribacter velox genomic stretch:
- the hemW gene encoding radical SAM family heme chaperone HemW: MRTLSLYLHFPFCLGKCTYCDFASYPWSSHHDRNSYLALVCTELSLKVKFFELEGSVLESVYFGGGTPSLLDAPSISSFLLYLQRFFRYSGKVEITVEVNPGTVDQNWIREVARGGVNRIQVGVQSFDQRFLLFAKRACKVEDIYAILELLSTQGFQNWGADLIYGWPFQGFAEWQKEVKELLKFEPCHVSIYELSLHFPSPMAWFAKRHPRSFPSDDEKANWFSWTREWLIQRGYLHYEISNFAKPGFECQHNLRYWRNEEYLGLGVAAWSYLRGERHRNSRHLRNYRFHLENGSLPIEYREALSLPQRLDEEIFLRLRTSEGLDTEILSQRYPVALVKEKIERMEFLLQEGFLQKEGSRYFLSAKGMLVANQVFSEIID, from the coding sequence ATGAGAACGCTCTCACTTTACCTGCACTTCCCGTTTTGCCTTGGGAAATGCACCTATTGCGATTTCGCCTCTTATCCCTGGAGCTCGCATCACGACAGAAATAGCTATCTCGCCTTGGTTTGCACAGAGCTTTCGCTCAAGGTCAAATTTTTTGAACTGGAAGGGAGTGTCTTAGAGAGTGTTTACTTTGGTGGGGGCACTCCTTCCTTGCTCGATGCCCCCTCAATAAGTAGCTTCTTGCTTTATCTTCAACGTTTCTTCAGATATTCAGGAAAAGTGGAGATTACTGTCGAGGTAAATCCGGGAACCGTTGACCAGAACTGGATCCGTGAGGTTGCTCGTGGAGGAGTGAACCGCATCCAAGTAGGTGTGCAGAGTTTTGATCAGCGCTTTTTGCTCTTTGCAAAGAGAGCTTGCAAAGTAGAGGACATTTACGCTATTTTGGAGTTACTCAGCACCCAGGGCTTTCAGAATTGGGGGGCAGACCTCATTTACGGCTGGCCTTTTCAGGGTTTTGCTGAGTGGCAAAAAGAGGTGAAAGAACTCCTCAAATTTGAGCCTTGCCATGTTTCCATTTATGAGCTTTCGCTGCATTTTCCTTCCCCCATGGCTTGGTTTGCAAAAAGACATCCCCGCAGCTTCCCCTCCGATGATGAGAAGGCCAACTGGTTTTCCTGGACCAGAGAATGGCTTATCCAAAGGGGTTACCTCCACTATGAGATTTCCAACTTTGCCAAACCCGGCTTTGAGTGCCAACATAACCTCCGCTATTGGCGTAACGAAGAATACCTCGGTTTAGGAGTAGCCGCTTGGTCCTACTTGAGAGGTGAACGCCACCGAAATTCCAGGCATTTGAGAAACTACCGCTTTCATCTTGAAAACGGCTCTTTGCCAATCGAATATCGGGAAGCCCTTTCACTTCCCCAAAGACTGGATGAAGAAATATTTTTACGTTTGAGAACCAGCGAGGGATTGGATACTGAAATACTTAGCCAGAGGTATCCCGTTGCACTGGTTAAAGAGAAAATCGAACGTATGGAATTCCTCCTGCAAGAAGGCTTTCTGCAGAAAGAAGGTTCTCGTTACTTTCTTTCTGCAAAGGGAATGCTGGTTGCCAACCAAGTTTTTTCCGAAATTATTGATTGA
- the lepA gene encoding translation elongation factor 4: protein MSKLEVIRNFCIIAHIDHGKSTLADRILEICEAVPKQKMREQFMDQMDLEREKGITIKAKAIRLRYFSKRFQKEFIFNLIDTPGHVDFSYEVSRSLAACEGALLVVDATQGVEAQTYAHASLAIAQKLTIIPVINKIDLPASAPERAKEEIEHILGKEHPPFFLVSAKTGAGVEELLDAIVQYIPPPQAKSDAHLRALIFDSSYDSYRGVLLFVRIFDGSVKRGDRIRVFSTGAEFEVTEVGIFNPKMQPTELLEAGSVGYLACNMKNIRDARVGDTLVSASDPQPQPIPGYKKVKPMVFCNFYPVQSEDYQRLKDALEKLQLNDAALSFEPDFSEALGFGFSCGFLGLLHMEITQERIEREFGVEVVATAPHVVYHVLTTRGDVVEVKSPKDFPSPTEIEETEEPYVLIQIITPPEYIGGIMELCQARRGIFKDMVYLDAERVLIKYEMPLAEILLDFYSRLKALSRGFASMDYEFAGYRPANLVRVDILVNRDRVDGLSFICCKEQAYHRARQVVSQLKEIIPRQLFAVAIQASIGGKVIAREDIPALRKDVLQKCYGGDVTRKRKLLEKQKEGKKRMKAIGKVRIPQEAFLAVLKSGQ, encoded by the coding sequence ATGAGTAAGCTGGAGGTCATTCGCAATTTCTGCATTATAGCTCATATAGACCACGGTAAATCCACTCTGGCCGACCGGATATTAGAAATATGTGAGGCAGTGCCCAAACAAAAGATGCGGGAACAATTTATGGACCAGATGGACCTGGAGAGAGAAAAAGGTATCACTATAAAAGCTAAGGCCATACGCTTGAGGTATTTTTCCAAAAGATTTCAAAAAGAGTTCATTTTTAATCTCATCGATACTCCCGGGCACGTTGACTTCAGTTACGAAGTCTCCCGTAGCCTGGCCGCTTGTGAGGGTGCTCTGCTGGTTGTGGACGCTACTCAAGGTGTGGAGGCACAAACATATGCCCATGCCAGCCTGGCCATTGCTCAGAAGCTCACCATTATTCCGGTTATCAATAAAATCGACCTCCCTGCTTCCGCTCCAGAACGTGCCAAGGAAGAAATAGAACACATCCTCGGCAAAGAACATCCGCCTTTCTTTTTAGTCAGTGCCAAAACAGGAGCTGGAGTAGAGGAGCTTCTGGATGCAATTGTGCAGTACATTCCACCTCCCCAGGCCAAAAGTGATGCCCATCTCCGAGCTCTGATTTTTGACTCCAGCTATGACTCCTATCGAGGAGTATTGCTCTTTGTAAGAATATTCGATGGTTCAGTAAAACGTGGAGACAGAATTCGTGTGTTCTCTACAGGTGCGGAGTTTGAAGTTACCGAAGTGGGAATTTTTAACCCCAAAATGCAACCAACGGAGCTCCTCGAGGCCGGTAGCGTAGGGTATTTGGCCTGCAATATGAAGAATATCCGGGATGCCCGAGTTGGTGACACCCTGGTTTCTGCTTCCGACCCCCAACCTCAGCCTATACCCGGTTATAAGAAAGTAAAACCTATGGTTTTTTGCAATTTCTATCCGGTACAATCAGAAGATTATCAAAGACTAAAAGATGCACTGGAAAAACTCCAGCTTAACGATGCAGCACTCAGCTTTGAACCCGATTTTTCAGAAGCTCTGGGCTTTGGTTTTAGCTGCGGTTTTTTGGGGCTTTTGCACATGGAAATCACTCAGGAACGTATCGAAAGAGAATTTGGGGTGGAAGTTGTGGCCACGGCTCCCCATGTCGTGTATCACGTACTTACCACTCGGGGTGATGTGGTCGAAGTAAAGTCGCCTAAGGATTTTCCTTCGCCTACCGAGATAGAAGAAACTGAAGAACCCTATGTGTTGATTCAAATTATCACTCCTCCAGAGTACATTGGGGGAATAATGGAGCTCTGCCAGGCACGCAGAGGAATATTTAAAGACATGGTTTACTTAGATGCCGAGAGAGTGCTCATTAAATACGAAATGCCCCTGGCTGAAATACTGCTTGATTTTTACAGTCGGCTTAAGGCTTTGAGTCGTGGCTTTGCAAGCATGGATTATGAGTTTGCTGGCTATCGTCCCGCCAATCTGGTCCGGGTGGATATTCTGGTCAACCGGGACCGGGTGGATGGACTGTCTTTTATATGTTGCAAGGAACAGGCCTATCATCGTGCCCGACAGGTGGTTTCCCAGCTCAAAGAAATCATTCCCCGACAGCTTTTCGCAGTGGCTATCCAAGCCAGTATTGGAGGTAAAGTTATTGCCCGGGAGGACATTCCTGCCCTGCGTAAGGACGTCCTGCAAAAGTGCTACGGTGGAGACGTGACCCGCAAAAGGAAATTGCTTGAAAAGCAAAAAGAAGGCAAAAAGAGGATGAAGGCAATCGGTAAAGTGCGCATACCCCAAGAAGCTTTCCTGGCGGTCTTAAAAAGTGGACAATGA
- the murJ gene encoding murein biosynthesis integral membrane protein MurJ, translating into MGRKRSLIANTLIVASGTLLSRFTGLWREVLLSAAFGASWVTDAFLLAYTIPNLLRRLFAEGALGTSVVPVFSEYQGRDKEEVVAFLSAVFTGLTIIVAALCALGIIFAPQIVRFIAWGFRGNLEKLSLTVDFTRLMFPFLLLISWSALLMGSLNTLYVFSWSALAPVFFNLGMVGSLLFLRKWVDVYCLALGVLIGGIGQFLFQLFPFYRLGLRFRLHLRFWKEPGFRKVVQLMLPVTFALAVSQLNTLVDRLIASTCREGAVSALYFADRLMELPLGVFGIAISTVILPSLSQSIQEEKLERWQDTLFEGFRLVIFIMLPITVFLMVFREDLVKIVYQRGFFDLRATSMTSEALLFYALGLPAFSLVHLFTRAFYSLQDTYTPVKIGVLVVGCNIALDFLLVRFMGFAGLALATSLCALLNFLLLETFLKRCQTLNMSGAGKWWWKLALQVAAFVFFAYFLWKTLGQTFDSSRIIVLVVIIFMLALFYVFLTIGLKMEEKKTIIAIFEKFYNKFAKGIKRDE; encoded by the coding sequence ATGGGTAGAAAAAGATCACTAATTGCAAACACTTTGATAGTGGCTTCGGGCACCCTTTTGTCCAGGTTTACCGGCTTGTGGCGAGAAGTCTTGCTCTCGGCTGCCTTTGGAGCTTCCTGGGTTACAGATGCTTTTCTCCTGGCGTACACCATTCCCAACCTTTTGCGACGTCTCTTCGCTGAAGGAGCTTTGGGCACTTCAGTGGTTCCTGTCTTTTCGGAATATCAGGGAAGGGACAAAGAAGAGGTTGTTGCCTTTCTTTCTGCGGTTTTCACCGGCCTTACCATAATCGTTGCTGCCTTATGTGCGCTGGGCATCATTTTTGCTCCACAAATTGTGCGTTTCATAGCCTGGGGATTTCGGGGAAACCTTGAAAAGTTATCGCTTACTGTTGACTTTACTCGCTTGATGTTCCCTTTTCTGTTGCTCATTTCCTGGTCAGCTCTTTTAATGGGTTCTTTAAATACCCTGTATGTTTTTAGCTGGTCAGCGCTGGCTCCGGTCTTTTTCAATCTGGGGATGGTTGGGTCCTTGCTCTTTCTCAGGAAGTGGGTGGATGTTTACTGTCTGGCTCTTGGAGTTTTAATTGGAGGAATAGGACAGTTTCTTTTCCAGCTTTTTCCCTTCTACCGCTTGGGGCTGCGATTCAGGTTGCATTTGCGTTTCTGGAAAGAACCAGGTTTCAGAAAAGTGGTACAACTCATGTTGCCGGTGACCTTTGCGCTGGCTGTAAGTCAGCTCAATACTCTGGTAGACAGATTAATAGCCTCAACTTGCAGAGAAGGAGCGGTTTCGGCACTGTACTTTGCAGACAGATTGATGGAACTCCCTCTGGGAGTTTTTGGTATTGCCATTTCTACAGTCATTCTGCCTTCTCTTTCCCAAAGCATTCAGGAAGAAAAGCTGGAAAGATGGCAGGACACCCTGTTTGAGGGTTTCAGGTTAGTCATTTTTATAATGTTGCCAATAACCGTTTTTTTAATGGTTTTTCGGGAAGATCTGGTAAAAATCGTTTATCAACGAGGTTTTTTCGACCTTAGAGCAACTTCCATGACTTCTGAAGCGCTGCTTTTTTATGCCCTGGGACTTCCCGCTTTTTCACTGGTTCACCTTTTCACTCGCGCCTTTTACTCTTTGCAGGATACCTATACTCCGGTTAAAATTGGGGTATTGGTTGTAGGCTGTAACATAGCTCTGGACTTTTTATTAGTGAGATTCATGGGCTTTGCTGGTTTAGCCCTGGCCACTTCTCTCTGTGCTCTTTTGAATTTTCTTTTGCTGGAAACTTTTTTAAAGAGATGCCAGACGTTAAATATGTCGGGTGCCGGCAAATGGTGGTGGAAACTGGCATTGCAAGTTGCAGCTTTCGTGTTTTTCGCCTATTTTCTGTGGAAAACCCTGGGACAGACTTTTGATTCATCGAGAATTATTGTGCTTGTGGTTATAATATTTATGCTTGCTCTATTCTATGTTTTTCTCACTATCGGTTTAAAAATGGAGGAGAAAAAAACAATTATTGCAATTTTTGAGAAGTTTTACAACAAATTTGCGAAAGGAATAAAGCGCGATGAGTAA